TCTTGTTCTATCATTCCTTTAATCGCATCATCAACAGCCTGCAATCCAAAATATGGATCTATAACTGCCGCATCCAATTGAAATTTAGTCTTTAATGCTGCCAGAATTGGTCTGAATGTTGTTACCAGTCCACCTGCACCTACGTTTAATATCATGTATCCTACAGTTGCTTTAATAAATCCACCAACTGCTTCATATATTTTCTTACCTAAGAATAAATAACCTACGAAAACTAAAAGACCTACAAAAAATTCCGGTTTAGTTAATATATTTTGTCCAAACCATGTCCCTATTGCCATTAAAAAATTCATTTTTTTCTCCTTTTAAATTATTTTTATTTTTGATACCTACATCTATTTCAATATACTCTTTTCAAAATATATCGTCTTTTTTCTATAAGAATGATTTGAATGGTAAATCAGGTTCTATAGTGAACGCATCTTCAAATCCTCTTGGATACATATATTCCATATCATCTTTGTTATCAGGGAATACAAATTTTCCTCCTGGTTGCCATATATATGGTTTAAATTTGTATTTCATTCTGTCTTTTCTATAATTCCACAATAAAGTAATTTCTTTCGGATCAGCCATAAAGTTAGACCATATATCGTGGTGTATTGGTATTACAACTTGAGTTTTTAATTCCTCAGCTACTCTCAGTACATCTGAAGAAGTTAATTTATCTGTCATTCCTCTTGGATTTTCTCCAAATCCTACAAATGCCACATCAACTTTATTTTCATTTCCATGTTTTACAAAATAGTTTGAGTGGTGTGAATCTCCTGCATTATATATATTACCTGCTTCTGTTTCAATCAGGTAGTTAACTGCCATATCATCCATATCAGGTGGAAGTTTGTCTTTTAAAACAACATCTTCAGCTACTGTAAGAAGCATTGTTCTGTCGAAAGATTCAAGAGCTCTTATTTTTGCATCCTTAACAGTCACTACATCTCCAGGTCTTACAGTTATAAGTTTTTCTTCAGGTACACCCCATTTTCTCCATATATCTGTACAAGTCTTAGGCCCTATGAATTTTGCTTCAGGACAGTTTTGAAGAACTGCAGCCGCTACATTCTGATCTATATGGTCACTGTGTGAGTGAGTAGCCATAAGGGCATCAAGTTCCTTTATAGCAAAAGGATCTATAACGCAAGGAGTAGTTCTCAAGTTTGGCTGTAATGCCACACATCCTACTGCTCTCTGATGCTGATGTTTAGGTTTCATTAATTTATTTTTACCTGTTCTTTTTCCTGTTGCAACCCAAAGATCCATACAGATATTTGCATTTCCTTCAGTTTTTACCCAAAGTCCCATATTTCCAAGCCACCACATAGCAACTTTTCCAGGCTCAACCTTTGTTTCTTCGATTTCTTCATTTAACCAAGTTCCCCACTCAGGAAAAGTACTTAAAATCCAAGATTCTCTTGTTATTTCGTCTAATTTAGCCATTTTTTCCTCCTAAAATTTATTGATTTTTGTTAGTAATTTATTTTTATGTGTTCATTATTTGTTAACAATGTTATACCCTGTTTTTTCAAAAAGTCAATAGCACTTTTAAATTCTTTTTGATTACGTTTTTTTATTCATCGATATATCCTATATATTTTCATTAGTATACTAAAAGTTACTATAATACAATATTATCCTTTTAAATACTAAAAAAAGCCGAATTTGAAATTCGGCTGATTTTTGATATAATATATTCATGACAAACAAATATATCATCCAAAATAAACTGAAATATATCTTCAGTAATAACAACATTCTACTAAATTTTATTGATTTTTGTAAGAAAAATAATATCAGGACAAATCATCTTAAATATATTATACACTCTATCGATAAGTTCCTCGCTTGTAGAGATATGTCCAAGGGTTTCATTAAATTTAAATACCCTCTCTGTCCCATTATCCACAAGTTCCCTCTTACTTGTAAGTCTAAGCTTTGTCCTTCATGTGGTTTCAAATATTCCAAAATCTGGTCTCAGAATATTATGAAACATATTCTGAATATTGAACATCGGCATGTTCTCTTTACTATCCCTAAAGAATGCAGACAATTTTTCTTCTATGACAGAAACCTCCTCTCAAAGCTTTCTGTCACTGTTAATGAAATCTTTAAGTTCACCTTCCATAACATCAGTAAGAAAAATCTGAGAAAAAATAAAATATCAAAATATTCCAAAAAATATTTCACTGACTCTGACATCCTGCACTATGGCCTCATTTCAATTATACATACCTTCGGAAGAGATCTTAAATGGAATCCACATATCCATGCCATTGTTTCTCTGGGAGGATTTACTAAAAATTTTGACTTCAGGAAAATGAGACATTTTAATGTGGATACTATTGCTGGTCAATGGAAGTACCATGTCCTCAAAATTATTCAGAATGGAGAATATAATGATAGTAAAATTAAAAAGAAGGCCTTGGACACTGTTTCCAAACTTTACAGGGAAGACAAAAGATTCTTCTTTAATGTCGGTGAAGGTAACATCAACAACACAAAGGGTATTATCAGATATCTCGGAAGATACCTCGCCCGTTCTCCTATTGCCGAATACAAGATTACTGAAATTGATGATGATAAAGTTACTTTCTTTTTCAATGATTTAGCTAACAATAAAAAGAAAACTTTCATTACAATGTCTGCCGAAAAATTTATCTCACAGATTCTCATTCACCTACCTCCTAAAAACTTTAAAATGGTAAACAGGTACGGCTTTTATTCAAGACATATTTCCGATAAACTTAAAAAGGCTATGCAGCCTTTTAAGAAAAATATTGTCGTATCAAAATATTCATTTTATCAGAGACAGATGTACATAACTTTTGGAATGAATCCCTTTTTCTGTCCTGAATGTAAAATCAGGATGATTGTATGGGAATTCTATCATTATCTTTATCCGCCACTTAAAAAGTATCATTAATATTCTTTTAATCCAACATAGTTGGATATTTTGTAATACAATTTTTTTAATAACTATAAATAGAGGAGACGATTGCCTCCTCTGAAAGTCATTCAATATATTCATAAGTATATCTTTTTGATTATTAAAAATAAATTTAGTTTACTTATAAAAATAAAAAAATAAGGGTTTTAACCCTTATTTTTTATAAGAACTGCCACGACTATCGATTTTTATTACTTCAATAATCTTTATTTCAGTTTCTTTTACCAAAAATATTGCTCTATAGTCTCCTATACGCATTCTAAAGGCATTAGAAATAGAATTATAAACATTAATATCAAAATTTTTATAATTTTGATGAAAGTCTTTTGCTAATTCTTCAAAATTTTTTAAGAATCTGTATCCCACTTTAGGATTTTTCTTTAAAAATTTTTTAGTTTCTTTTTTATAAAGAACCTTGTAAAAATCTTTCAAGGCTGATCTCCTCTCCCAGATCGTCTTCATCTAAATTATTTAATGCTTCAATAATTTCGTATTCTTCATTTTCCGGAACAGAAGGACAATTAGCCCTTAAAAAAGCAGCTAAGTCAAGATTTTCTTGCTCTTCGACATATTTTAATGTCGCAGTTCTTACTATTTCTGAAAAACTAATACCAACTTTTTTTGCATAAATATTTACACGATTAAAGTCGTCTGAATTTATTAAGATGTTTTTTCTCAGATTATTTTTAGATTTGTTATTAGCCCCCCTCATTTTCTCTAAATTTTCCATATTATTCTCCCTTATAATAAATTATTTTCATTTCTCCTATTATTTGATGTTGTAAATTTTTTTTATTTTTCTTTAACTTTTTTTATAAATTCAATATTAGTTTATCATAATTATTTTTTCTAAAAACAAATCAAACTGATACATACGAAACATCTCACACGTATTATACACACAATACATATTTTTGTCAAGCTTTTTATTTCTTATGGTATAATTAAAATAAAAAGGAGTATTTATTATGTTTAATTTTTTAAAAAAAAAAGCAGGAACAAAAGAAAGAAGAAAATCCAAAAGATAAAATAAAAGGAGTCATAATGTACTGCACCTCCAATCTTGTGTCCAAGATTTNNNNNNNNNNNNNNNNNNNNNNNNNNNNNNNNNNNNNNNNNNNNNNNNNNNNNNNNNNNNNNNNNNNNNNNNNNNNNNNN
This Leptotrichia sp. oral taxon 215 str. W9775 DNA region includes the following protein-coding sequences:
- the ulaG gene encoding L-ascorbate 6-phosphate lactonase gives rise to the protein MAKLDEITRESWILSTFPEWGTWLNEEIEETKVEPGKVAMWWLGNMGLWVKTEGNANICMDLWVATGKRTGKNKLMKPKHQHQRAVGCVALQPNLRTTPCVIDPFAIKELDALMATHSHSDHIDQNVAAAVLQNCPEAKFIGPKTCTDIWRKWGVPEEKLITVRPGDVVTVKDAKIRALESFDRTMLLTVAEDVVLKDKLPPDMDDMAVNYLIETEAGNIYNAGDSHHSNYFVKHGNENKVDVAFVGFGENPRGMTDKLTSSDVLRVAEELKTQVVIPIHHDIWSNFMADPKEITLLWNYRKDRMKYKFKPYIWQPGGKFVFPDNKDDMEYMYPRGFEDAFTIEPDLPFKSFL
- a CDS encoding IS91 family transposase encodes the protein MTNKYIIQNKLKYIFSNNNILLNFIDFCKKNNIRTNHLKYIIHSIDKFLACRDMSKGFIKFKYPLCPIIHKFPLTCKSKLCPSCGFKYSKIWSQNIMKHILNIEHRHVLFTIPKECRQFFFYDRNLLSKLSVTVNEIFKFTFHNISKKNLRKNKISKYSKKYFTDSDILHYGLISIIHTFGRDLKWNPHIHAIVSLGGFTKNFDFRKMRHFNVDTIAGQWKYHVLKIIQNGEYNDSKIKKKALDTVSKLYREDKRFFFNVGEGNINNTKGIIRYLGRYLARSPIAEYKITEIDDDKVTFFFNDLANNKKKTFITMSAEKFISQILIHLPPKNFKMVNRYGFYSRHISDKLKKAMQPFKKNIVVSKYSFYQRQMYITFGMNPFFCPECKIRMIVWEFYHYLYPPLKKYH
- a CDS encoding type II toxin-antitoxin system RelE/ParE family toxin; the protein is MKDFYKVLYKKETKKFLKKNPKVGYRFLKNFEELAKDFHQNYKNFDINVYNSISNAFRMRIGDYRAIFLVKETEIKIIEVIKIDSRGSSYKK